From Lolium perenne isolate Kyuss_39 chromosome 5, Kyuss_2.0, whole genome shotgun sequence, a single genomic window includes:
- the LOC127298604 gene encoding uncharacterized protein, with translation MDSGFAIMDCAGINPKYAAGREGWATIKCASKRAYGCGDTGNSAVQDLDLLLHQGDLENLSSSLSVHAGDDVFRWIDQVIAEKKGRPAAPGKDRYFMSKVEIVDKGLIVVTLSFSEYGGFDYYLVFDSFDRSLSMIPYIPEWAACYTKCPLPLRHESGYSLVLIGGEFSFGREGPKKYIWQWSPMAASWGSIPDSWQTQKLCLPSQMNNKFFSPDVAFSCNGFAFWTDLALGTLFCDCSALLSESYLVKSKFIPLPPGYQLDRHEEGIWPVEVYRTMGYVGGSFKFVSIDKPRDHCGTRVKVWTLAAPGPSHKWTLYSEFRLKKLWKDFKMAGLPKNLPMWPMLREQEGSTLYLILADKTQITGQKHYLCRLDMPTQSLLQAKLLAHTSLILGPVKLPSGFFNCLDPLPSSPEPMWMDV, from the coding sequence ATGGATTCGGGCTTTGCCATCATGGATTGTGCCGGGATAAACCCCAAGTACGCCGCCGGGCGAGAGGGCTGGGCAACCATCAAGTGTGCAAGTAAGCGCGCATACGGATGCGGGGATACCGGCAACTCGGCGGTGCAGGATCTAGATCTCCTTTTGCACCAGGGCGATCTCGAGAATCTGTCATCCTCCCTGTCCGTCCATGCGGGCGACGATGTTTTTCGTTGGATCGACCAGGTAATCGCGGAGAAGAAGGGCAGGCCAGCGGCTCCGGGCAAGGATCGCTACTTCATGTCCAAAGTCGAGATCGTTGACAAGGGCCTCATCGTCGTCACCCTGTCCTTCTCCGAGTATGGTGGTTTCGATTACTACCTCGTCTTCGACTCCTTCGACAGGTCGCTCTCCATGATCCCCTACATACCAGAGTGGGCTGCCTGCTATACCAAGTGTCCTCTCCCTCTGCGCCATGAAAGCGGCTATTCCCTGGTCCTCATCGGTGGTGAGTTCAGCTTTGGCCGAGAGGGGCCCAAGAAATACATCTGGCAGTGGTCTCCGATGGCTGCGTCGTGGGGCAGCATCCCCGACTCGTGGCAGACCCAGAAGCTGTGCCTCCCTTCTCAGATGAACAATAAGTTCTTCTCCCCCGACGTGGCTTTCTCGTGCAATGGCTTTGCATTCTGGACCGATCTCGCGCTAGGCACTCTGTTCTGTGACTGCAGCGCCCTGCTCAGCGAGAGCTATCTCGTGAAATCCAAGTTCATCCCGTTGCCCCCAGGGTACCAGCTTGACCGTCATGAGGAGGGTATATGGCCGGTGGAGGTGTACCGGACCATGGGATACGTTGGAGGTTCTTTCAAGTTCGTCTCCATAGACAAACCTCGTGATCATTGCGGAACGAGGGTGAAGGTGTGGACTCTGGCAGCACCTGGCCCTAGCCATAAGTGGACCTTATACTCGGAGTTCCGACTGAAGAAACTGTGGAAGGACTTCAAGATGGCTGGATTGCCCAAGAACTTGCCCATGTGGCCCATGTTGAGGGAGCAGGAAGGGTCTACTCTCTACCTGATACTGGCTGACAAAACCCAAATAACTGGGCAAAAGCATTACCTTTGCCGATTGGATATGCCCACTCAGAGCCTCCTGCAAGCCAAACTTCTCGCACACACGTCGCTGATCCTGGGCCCTGTTAAATTGCCTTCTGGTTTCTTCAACTGCCTCGACCCTCTTCCTTCCAGCCCGGAGCCCATGTGGATGGATGTTTGA